From the genome of Anopheles moucheti chromosome 3, idAnoMoucSN_F20_07, whole genome shotgun sequence, one region includes:
- the LOC128304369 gene encoding uncharacterized protein LOC128304369 — MKSRWNTVVTILLIVPLQTFLIDAKAVIDQKAEETLNINIPDQVQKRIGYDYPAPAAPITFDEHQHHEAEPLPLLQHETLLDHHHDHEEHHHFDDHHHHEEHHDPGYWKKKLIWKEGWKKIWKPGKKQIWKPDWKKIWKPIWVPTEIPVWKDIQVPAWKQIWKPVWNEIQVPAWKEIQVPDWKKIWKPIWVPIKVPAWKEIQVPAWKQIWKPVWKEIQVPDWKEVHVPAWKQYWYPEWIKIGVPGEKYLGKDHDGWEYTSHDLWKKKLVWKAGWKKIWKTEQKQIWRTDKKLEWKSAWKQIWHPAKKQVWVEDKKLGWKEAWKQIWRTEKKQIWVPEKKLDWKAAWVQIWKPSKKLVWVPDKKLEWKEAWKQIWVPDWKEIWLPAWKKIWKPVWISEWFPSPDHHDHHHHEEIEHGWDRKDGTNSKLLFKRSESETVQPKAVEGQLPEVSANITPAVVKTDNTENKSDFRFPS; from the coding sequence GTTACTATCTTGCTGATAGTTCCGCTGCAGACGTTTCTAATCGACGCAAAAGCTGTTATAGATCAAAAGGCAGAAGAAACCCTGAACATTAACATACCAGACCAAGTGCAAAAACGTATCGGTTATGATTACCCTGCCCCAGCTGCACCTATAACGTTTGACGAGCATCAGCATCATGAAGCGGAACCCCTGCCTCTGTTACAACATGAAACTTTACTCGATCATCACCACGATCACGAGGAACATCACCATTTTGacgatcaccatcaccacgaAGAACACCATGACCCTGGGTATTGGAAAAAGAAACTAATTTGGAAGGAAGGTTGGAAAAAGATATGGAAACCAGGCAAGAAACAAATTTGGAAACCAGACTGGAAAAAGATTTGGAAACCGATCTGGGTGCCGACAGAAATACCAGTCTGGAAGGATATACAGGTACCGGCATGGAAGCAAATCTGGAAGCCTGTGTGGAACGAGATACAGGTACCCGCATGGAAAGAAATTCAGGTGCCTGATTGGAAGAAAATCTGGAAACCTATCTGGGTACCGATAAAGGTGCCCGCTTGGAAGGAGATACAGGTACCGGCATGGAAACAGATTTGGAAACCAGTATGGAAGGAAATCCAGGTTCCCGATTGGAAGGAAGTGCATGTTCCCGCTTGGAAGCAGTACTGGTATCCGGAATGGATCAAAATAGGCGTCCCCGGTGAAAAATATCTCGGCAAAGATCATGACGGTTGGGAATATACTAGTCATGATCTATGGAAGAAAAAGCTTGTGTGGAAAGCGGGATGGAAAAAGATTTGGAAAACCGAACAGAAACAAATCTGGCGCACGGATAAAAAGTTGGAATGGAAATCGGCCTGGAAACAGATTTGGCATCCGGCTAAGAAGCAGGTATGGGTAGAGGACAAAAAGCTCGGCTGGAAGGAAGCTTGGAAACAAATATGGCGCACGGAGAAGAAACAAATTTGGGTACCGGAGAAGAAACTCGATTGGAAGGCCGCTTGGGTACAGATTTGGAAGCCTAGCAAAAAGCTAGTCTGGGTGCCAGACAAGAAACTTGAATGGAAGGAAGCGTGGAAACAGATATGGGTGCCAGACTGGAAGGAAATTTGGTTACCAGCCTGGAAGAAGATCTGGAAACCAGTGTGGATATCCGAGTGGTTCCCCTCCCCCGATCaccacgatcatcatcatcacgaagAAATTGAGCACGGTTGGGATCGAAAGGATGGCACAAACTCGAAGTTGTTGTTCAAGCGCAGTGAATCAGAGACCGTCCAACCGAAAGCTGTTGAAGGTCAACTTCCGGAAGTGTCTGCAAACATTACACCAGCGGTGGTCAAAACAGATAACACAGAAAACAAATCAGATTTTCGGTTTCCATCCTAA